In bacterium, one DNA window encodes the following:
- a CDS encoding extracellular solute-binding protein has translation MGLKWLVTAWLVVGLALALSPVQAQQRTITIKTWTIGPDNPSITRFRNVQTAADRLNAALTREGADYQIKVDGSFDTTNWDQYLRRVLLAFQSGDAPDIVQASAALSTTWSAAGFLTPLDQYIPKYRQFGDIVPSLWTAVKYQGKTWGIPQDTEARPLYFNKVLLKKLGWTDQQIADLPKRITSGDFTWDDVLAVAKEARQKNIIEPGKGYYHRPFNGPDFMQWYRSFGGRDYDPQTGKLVFNKAAALRYYRFLRAGVDAGVIEKDRLNSDWNRFHQPITDGDGKVLFWSGGTWNWAEWELQWVAAKGGEAWLFDHFGYAPHPAYVKGGKPVTLSNPQAYMVSAASKNRDLALRLLANTMTPDLDAKHAVGSAHLPVLKRTAALVNNRFLKEVSYLLNYTTFQPPHPDLPKWQDAFFRGVSAVESASATPEQAVDVVASEMQRVLSNQVIVE, from the coding sequence TCGCGCTGTCTCCTGTCCAGGCCCAACAGCGCACCATCACGATCAAGACCTGGACCATCGGTCCGGACAACCCGTCGATCACGCGCTTCCGCAACGTGCAGACGGCGGCCGATCGGCTGAACGCCGCCCTCACGCGCGAAGGTGCGGACTATCAGATCAAGGTCGACGGCTCGTTTGACACCACGAACTGGGATCAGTATCTGCGCCGCGTGTTGCTGGCGTTCCAAAGTGGAGACGCTCCGGACATCGTCCAGGCGTCCGCGGCCCTGAGCACGACCTGGTCGGCCGCCGGGTTTCTCACGCCGCTCGACCAGTACATCCCCAAGTACAGGCAGTTCGGCGACATCGTTCCGTCCCTGTGGACCGCCGTGAAGTACCAAGGCAAGACCTGGGGCATTCCGCAGGACACGGAGGCCCGTCCACTGTACTTCAACAAGGTCCTGCTCAAGAAACTCGGATGGACCGATCAGCAGATTGCGGATCTTCCCAAACGGATCACCAGCGGCGATTTCACCTGGGACGACGTGTTGGCGGTCGCAAAGGAGGCTAGGCAGAAGAACATCATCGAGCCCGGCAAGGGCTACTATCATCGGCCGTTCAATGGTCCGGACTTCATGCAATGGTACCGCTCGTTCGGCGGACGGGACTACGATCCCCAGACCGGGAAACTGGTCTTCAATAAGGCGGCCGCGCTGCGCTACTATCGCTTCCTGCGGGCCGGGGTCGACGCGGGCGTCATCGAGAAGGACCGGCTCAACAGCGACTGGAACCGCTTCCACCAGCCCATCACCGACGGCGACGGGAAGGTCCTGTTCTGGTCCGGCGGCACCTGGAACTGGGCCGAGTGGGAGTTGCAGTGGGTCGCTGCGAAGGGTGGTGAGGCCTGGCTCTTCGACCACTTCGGCTACGCGCCCCATCCGGCCTACGTGAAGGGCGGCAAGCCGGTCACCCTGTCGAACCCGCAGGCCTACATGGTTTCGGCGGCCTCGAAGAACAGGGACCTGGCCCTTCGTCTGCTGGCGAACACCATGACGCCCGACCTGGACGCGAAGCACGCGGTCGGCAGCGCACACCTGCCGGTCCTGAAGCGCACGGCGGCGCTGGTCAACAACCGCTTCCTCAAGGAGGTCAGCTACCTCCTCAACTACACGACCTTCCAACCTCCGCACCCCGATCTCCCGAAGTGGCAGGACGCCTTCTTCCGGGGGGTCTCGGCGGTCGAGTCGGCCAGCGCGACACCTGAGCAGGCGGTCGACGTGGTCGCGTCGGAGATGCAGCGGGTC